A window of Oncorhynchus tshawytscha isolate Ot180627B linkage group LG10, Otsh_v2.0, whole genome shotgun sequence contains these coding sequences:
- the rnaseka gene encoding ribonuclease kappa-A, whose protein sequence is MVSCLFCGPKLAACGIVISIWGVIMLAMLGIFFTTHSAVLIEDVPFKEEDMHNDQDPLHTIYKLYNQVGYNCFIAAGIYVLVAALSFCQIKLNHRKEYMVR, encoded by the exons ATGGTTTCGTGTTTATTTTGCGGTCCCAAGTTGGCCGCCTGCGGTATTGTCATCAGCATCTGGGGAGTCATAATGCTG gcaatGTTGGGTATTTTCTTCACCACCCACTCTGCAGTGCTGATAGAGGATGTGCCTTTCAAAGAGGAAGACATGCACAATGA tcaagATCCTCTCCACACCATCTACAAACTCTATAACCAGGTTGGATACAATTGTTTCATCGCAGCTGGTATCTATGTGCTGGTTGCCGCTCTCTCCTTTTGCCAGATTAAACTCAACCATCGCAAGGAGTACATGGTACGCTAG